The Sus scrofa isolate TJ Tabasco breed Duroc chromosome 6, Sscrofa11.1, whole genome shotgun sequence region TCATTGTCATCAGCTGGACCATACTCGGAGAAATGCTGAGCACACAGAGATGAAGGAGCAAGAACTTGCCCATCAGGCATTAGGCGTTTAACGCCCAGGTATAACGCAAGTAACAGGTATCAGAGTAAACGTTAACACACTCACAACCGGTCACTTCTATCGCCTTAGGATTAATTCAAGCTGCCGCGCTCAGCATTCAAGGTGTGCTCCTGGTGCCAGCCCTGTCCCCCTTTCTCAAAAAGCCCGACCTCAGGTCTACCCCAGGCTGCTTCCCACTTACCGGCTACCTCCTCGAGCTCGGTTCCCGCGGTGACCGGGGCGGCCTGACTCGCCGGCCAGCGGGGAAGGGCTACCGCCGGAGGAGTCCGGACGGCGATGGACAGGAGGCGCGGATTCCGGGCTGAGGCGCTCCTGCTTCACCACCACCGTCGCCGCCGCCACCATGTCCCCGTCCCGGTGCCTTCGCCGACTTCCCCGCTCCCGCTCGCTCTTCACCTCCTTCATGCTGTGAAACGGCTGAGCCAAGGAAAAACAGGACCGTCGCGCTCCTCTCCGTGAAGGAAATGACGGACTTGAGTCCTGGACTTCCGCTTCCGGGTGCGCGCTCTCCCAGAAACCCTCGCGGCGGATAACGCGATCAGAATCCCGAGTGGGCGGGGCCTTAGGGACCCGACTCTGTGGGGCGGGAGTTTTAGGTTTCAAAAACAAATTGGGGGGAAAAAGCTCCTCTCAAGGTTGTTTGTTGACGCGTTATTACTAGTTACTAAACATGGGGACAAACTACACATCCAGCAGTAGAAAAGAGATTATGTCACCATTTGCAATGGTATTTACAAACTATACgacaaatggaaaaaagtctGACTTGTTAAATGGAAGAAGCAAGATGCAAAATTGTGCGCAGACTGTGATGACATTTACGTTTGGAAATAcgaaggaaaggggaagagaaggaaatgcaATCACAGATCGTAGCCCGGGCAAATCGTCGGCCGGGCAAATCGTCGCCATTTCTCCATTAAAGGCAAACTCTTTTTAAAACCTGGGAACTTTAAATGCCTTCCTCTGGGAATCTTCCTCAGCCTTCACTGAGGAGTCAAATGATTCCATTTGCGGGTGACAAAATCCAGGATCAGCGAAAGTGATCTGCGCCTTACTCAAACCGTGAGCTGGACGCAGCGAAGGGATCCAGAACTCAAGTTTCCCCTGCTTCCAAGAGTGCTAAGGCGATCCCGGTGAGCAGGAGGCTTGACAAGCTAAACGCAGGAGAACTTTCCTCGAAGGTTGAGCAGAAAGAAACTCTCGAGCTGCTGGCCCCGCCCCGCCTCGAAGCCCCGCCCAGGCCATGAGGATGTCAAGGACGTTTCCATGGCGACGGCAAACACTGCCCTGACAGGAGGGTCGCTGCTGTGCTGCTACCCTCGCCGCCGCCATGATCCCCCCCGCCGACTCTCTGCTCAAGTATGATACCCCGGTATTGGTGAGCCGCAACACGGAGAAACGGAGTCCCAAAGTAAGGAGGAGTCTCAGGATGGGGGAGCTCGGAAACTCCCACGGGGAATGACAGATCCCTGCCTTGAGGATTGGGAGTCCCAAGGGACAGAGGGTGCAGTGACTGGGAATAAAGGGAATTAGGACCAGGCAAGGAGGGTGGGAGAGCGGTACAAGAAGCCCAGATGTTGGGTGATCCTAAGGGCAGATTTaggatgggaaaaaaagtcaCAGAGAGATGGATGGGGCTCCCTGCCCTATCCAGGTAGTGTACAAGGATAGATCTGATAGTGACTGGCCCCATCTCTAAAGGTAAGAAAGTAAAGGCCTGAGCAACATCTGCACAAGGAGATAGAAGCATTGAGTTGGGGTGGGACCAGAGATTCTTCATGGCCTCCTTCAGCTCTGAAACATAACTTCTAATGAGGAAGAGTGATCTGAGAATGGGGGAGAGGTATGCGAGTGACCCGGTGAAAGCCTGCCAAAGTGTGTGGAGCTGAGTGTCTAAATCACCTCCTGTCCCACCTTGTCCTTCCTTCTCAGGCTCGGCTACTGAAAGTCAGCCCCCAGCAGCCTGGACCCTCAGGTCCTGTCCCACAGCCACCGAAGACCAAGCTCCCCTCAACTTCCTGTGTCCCAGATCCTACAAAGCAGGCAGAAGAAATCTTGAATGCCATTCTGCCgccaaggttaaaaaaaaagcagtggctGGGCGGAAGCCCAGACTTTTGCATCCTAGAACTTAGGAATGTGTGAGGAGGCACCCTGTCTCTGTTTCTGGCTGGGATTTCTTCCTAGCATCCCAGAGTTCCTAGAACTTGCAGATGGCTAGATGCTGAGGGTTGGGGGGAGACATCTCCTCATTTTCAGAGTGCTCTAAATGCTGATGGCGCCCATATGCTGGATCTAGCCCTGTCCTCTCCCCTAAACTCCATGCGCATATATTCTGCTCTGTTCTCATTACCTTCATGAAAATGTCTAATACACTTCTCAAACTTAACATGTCTCAAACTAAATCACAATGTCTTCCTTCTCCCAACCTGCTCATCCTTGGTCAGTATGGGGGGGCCATAGAGGTATGGCCTGCAATACATACATTCACCTCTTTCCGGCTGGCGCAGGTCTATGGTCCCCTGTGTCTCCTACCCCGTCAAGTCAGTGGGAATTTCCTCTGGGCCTTCCATTCAGTAACAACCGCCATAGATCTGTCCTCACCATGGTCAGTGGTTAAGATCTGGAACATGGGTGATGACTTCACAGAGGGTCCTGGAAGAATGAAGACTGCCCAGCCCCAGGGGAGGGGCCCCTTGGAGGTTGCACAGTGGGTGTGGCTTTGGAGCCACACACTCCTTaaggaaaaggaggagatggaggatTCTGGTGGGTCAGGGACAGAGCTGCCCCTCGCTCCTCTCAAGCAGAGAACACAAAGGcccacctctgctcccctcccagtGACCCTCTCTGGTGGATGGGGTTCACTCAGCCCGGCTCTGTCTGTGCCACAGGGAATGGGTGGAGGACACACAGCTATGGATCCAGCAGGTGTCCAGCACCCCCAGCACCAGGATGGACGTGGTGCACCTGCAGGAGCAGTTGGACCTGAAGCTGCAGCAGCGCCAGGCCCGGGAGACCGGCATCTGCCCTGTGCGCAGGGAGCTGTACTCCCAGTGTTTCGGTGAGCAGTCCGAGAGGGAGGGTCCTCAACCCCCTAGTGCCTCCTTCCCCGTCAGCACAGATCCCGACCTGCCCCACCCAGGAACTGCTAAAtgcaccctcttccccttctcaggACCCCCATCCCCTGCCAGTCACCACATTCCTAGCAAACCTGGTTCTTCACCCCTTAGCTGTTTGGAGTCAGACAAGAACATcaatttcaaatctttttttttttttttttaaaggtttctaaAATAAGCCTacgtcaggttttttttttttttttcatcagaaaaacttaatgttttggagttcctttgtgacttagtgggttaagaacccaccatagtgtccgtgagaatgggatttccattcctggccttgctcactgggttaaggatccagcgttgcagtaaagctgtggtgtagatctcagatgcggcttggatttggtcttgctgtggcgtaggctggcagctgcagccccgatttgacccctagcctgggaacatccatatgccacagctgcggccttaaaaagcaaaaaaaaagagaaaaacttaatGTTCCATATTTATATCCATCTATCGACATTCAGCCTTTGGTCCAGAGGAATCTTTCAGGGTGATAACAACTGTATGGCGGTTTAACAACAATAAGCCGACAGACAAGGGGTTTGAGAGCACCCTCCTGGGGTGCTGGTGTCAGATGGCTGGCCCTCAGTCTGGTCTCACTGGCCCATGTCACTTGGATGTGCAAACTGCGGCCAAACCCTGAGGCTGCTTAGGGGGCCTAGCAGGCTGCCTTCAGTCTGAGTATGATTCTGGTTTGCCCTCCAAGTCAGCCTTTATGAGGGGATGGATGGGTAGGCTGGAGACCCTGCTGTTTCCAGCCCCAGTCTGGTCCATCCAGGGGTACAGGGGATTGCTCAGCTGCTTTAAAACAGCcaccatctttattttttttacttaatttttttttagggccgcacccgtggcatacgaaagttcccagcctaggggtcaaatcagagctatagctactggcctacgccacagccacagcaacaccagatccaagccacgtctatgacctacaccacagttcacggcaacaccggatccttaaccctcatgagtactagtcaggttcattactgctgagccacgacaggaactccaaaaagtcaGGTTTCTTTGAATAGCAGTTTCTGCCTGATGGTGGGTGGAAGAGAAGGGCCCCACAGCTGCAGACAAACCTGGGCTCTTGTCTCCCTCTGTGCTGGCCAAGCCATGCTTTCAGATGGCCTGTACTCCCAAGTGTCAGGTTCAGGGCAGTGGCTGCATGGCAAAGCCTAAAGCCTGTCTCCAAGTGGGAAGGACTCACCCTGGTGCCCCTGACAGTAGGTGGTTTGCATTTCCCCTCCTGCctgctttctctgacttcaccatgtgtgtgtgtgtgtgtgtgtgtgtgtgtgtgtgtgtgcgcgccttGGAAGATGAGCTGATCCGTGAGGTCACCATCAACTGTGCAGAGcgggggctgctgctgctgcgggtCCGGGACGAGATCCGCATGACCATCGCTGCCTACCAGACCCTGTATGAGAGCAGTGTGGCGTTTGGCATGAGGAAGGCGCTGCAGGCAGAACAGGGGAAGTCAGACATGGAGAGGAAAGTGAGTGGGTCTACCAGGAGCTTTTGGGCCTCTTGACTCTCCCGTGGATCTCAGGGCCACAGGTTGTCATGCCAGCACCTAATTCTGCCCCCCCTGGGG contains the following coding sequences:
- the DNALI1 gene encoding LOW QUALITY PROTEIN: axonemal dynein light intermediate polypeptide 1 (The sequence of the model RefSeq protein was modified relative to this genomic sequence to represent the inferred CDS: inserted 2 bases in 1 codon): MATANTALTGXGRCCAATLAAAMIPPADSLLKYDTPVLVSRNTEKRSPKARLLKVSPQQPGPSGPVPQPPKTKLPSTSCVPDPTKQAEEILNAILPPREWVEDTQLWIQQVSSTPSTRMDVVHLQEQLDLKLQQRQARETGICPVRRELYSQCFDELIREVTINCAERGLLLLRVRDEIRMTIAAYQTLYESSVAFGMRKALQAEQGKSDMERKIAELETEKRDLERQVNEQKAKCEATEKRESERRQVEEKKHNEEIQFLKRTNQQLKAQLEGIIAPKK